The genomic stretch tttaacaaggactAAATCAAGGGTAAATTGACGTCACATCAGCATAGTAAGATAGCGATAAAATATTGGTATgatatatagtattactcttaaaaaatatctttatatGCATTTGTGTATATGAGAAGACCAactagatttaaaaaaaaattaaaaaataaaaaaaaatttgctgacCTTATCCCTAGTTAGATTTCCTTATTTGTAATTTGGACATTCCAAAAGTTCACCCGCCCACACAGTTTAAAGTATGGAGTTTATCTGCTTAAAACAATAAGTAATGATAGACTAGAGTTCTTTCGGAATCAttctaaatgtgatgtgacatttaaaattatcaacatattaaaattcaataataatcatctcaaatttaagaGTATACGGTTTTGAGAAAGGTTCTATCGGTAAGAAACTTctcattataattatttaaaaattcagaaatcttatatttttaaacTGAGTAACCCCTAGTCACTACAGTCATCGCATTTTTCAGACATTGTTTCATCATCAATGGCGGCTACAAACTTCTTCTCCCACTCCCCAACCCTCCCCAAAGCCCTAAAATCCCCTCTAAACCAAAACCCATTTTCCCAAATTCCAATTGTACCTCTCAAACCCACTCCAAGACTTCTCTCCCTCAGAGCCGTCCTCTCCCCGAACCCCGCCAAAACCTCAACTCCGACCACCCCAATTCACCACTGTTTCTCCAAATCTTCAGATGGGTTTCTCCACTGTGAGGGCCTCAAGGTCCAGGACGTTATGGAATCCGTGGAAAGGAGGCCTTTTTATCTCTACAGCAAGCCCCAGATTACCAGGAATGTCGTGGCCTACAAGGAGGCATTGGAGGGGCTGAGCTCCATTATTGGGTACGCCATCAAAGCCAACAATAACTTGAAGATTCTGGAGCATTTGAGAGAGCTTGGTTGCGGTGCCGTGCTCGTTAGTGGCAATGAGCTGAGGCTGGCTCTCCGTGCCGGTTTTGATCCCACTAAGTAAAATCTATACAcccacttttatttatttttgaatatgcttaaaagttttatttttaaagaccACATTTTTATAGTAAGAGATGTATTTAACGTTGACAATTTTGTAGTTATCAGTGTTTGAGTACCATTTGATATGTAAGCAGCGTTGCTTTGAGATATGTTGTGCTGGATTGGGCTTGCATTGTTGTTAGTTTAAGCGCGATTTCGCTTAGTGTTTGTGTCATtgtgttttttagttttaatttttgttttaatatctGATGAGCAGGTGTATTTTTAATGGGAACGGGAAACTCTTGGAGGATTTGGTATTAGCTGCCGAAAAGGGTGTCTTTGTTAATGTTGATAGTGAGTTTGACTTGGAGAATATTGTGGCAGCTGCAAGAATTGCGGGCAAGAAGGTCAATGTTTTACTTCGGATCAACCCGGATGTGGATCCTCAGGTATGTAGTAGCCAGATCgtgctatatatttttatagataGTAGGAAACAGAACATTCCATTGACAATCAGTGCCTACCTCATCACCACTACCATTTTTTCTGCACTACTGTTGTCACACCACCTCTATTGTTATCCCTATTTCAACTACTTTAGTAGCAAGGAACCACCAGTTCTATGCCAACAACTTGGCCCCACCACCTTGCAATATGTATTATCAAGTTGATCTTCTTTGTTTGCTGGAGTTTTATCTTAATAATAGGTCTATTCTTTTTTTAGGTCCATCCTTATGTTGCCACCGGGAATAAGAACTCCAAATTTGGTATTAGAAATGAGAAGCTGCAATGGTTCTTGGATGCTGTAAAGGAACATCCTAATGAGCTGAAGCTTGCGGGAGCTCATTGCCATCTTGGGTCTACCATCACCAAGGTATTTCTACAACGTTGTGTTTGCATCCTTTCATTTCTGTCATGTAACTGCAACTTGGAACCTGTCGAAGATAAGTCTGGGATAAGTAATGCCCATAAAATGATAGTTATTACTTATTAATGTTCACATCACTAaaactcttggatatctttttgAAATTACCCTTTTGATTCGAGTGACTAGGTTGTTTGATACTGTAAACAGGTTATTGGCTGTTGCTGTAGAAATATTCTTCCcctcttcattttgttttgtatctTAATCTTGGCCTTTTTACTATGTTAATCTTGGTTTTATTCTCcggtttaatttgttttctggTTCTGTCAAATTGTAATGTTATGCATTTAAGTTGTTTATCTGTCTTTATGGAAAATGAAACATATATGTTCTTTCTGTAATATAAAGTTTAAAGCtcatattttgaatattttcaggTGGACATATTCAGGGATGCTGCGGTTCTTATGGTCAACTACATTGACCAAATCCGAGCTCAAGGATTCGAAGTTGATTACTTAAATATTGGAGGTGGTCTTGGTATAGATTATTATCATTCTGGTGCCGTCCTTCCCACACCCAGAGATCTTATTGATACTGTGAGGATCATTTCTCTCAATCTTGTTTTCTGGATTTTGTAAAGTATGAAAATCACGTCAGCGTGGCTGACGATTCATTTGAAGAAAGAGGGAGTTCTTGATACATGGGTTGCATTTGCTCTGCCCCATGCTTTAATTTTCCTGATTTAGATGGCAATCCAATCCCAGGCAGAAATAATCTAATTCTGACAAGAATGCTCCTTGGACTGAATGGCATCTTGTCTCCTTATGAACAAAGGGTGGAAGGTGAGGTCACTGGTTCAATCCTCTATGGGTTGTCAAAAAGACTTCAAAGGGTGGAAGGTGAGGTCACTGGTTCAATCCTCTATGGGTTGTCAAAAAGACTTCTCTCTTTAATTGTGACAACATTTTATCTGCCAATGAAATCTTACAACATGATGGGCTTTTTAGGTAAATTAGGCTGAAAAAGGTCTTGGATGGGTATTTGCAGTATGTAGGCAGTTTGGAGCCTCTCACTTGAGAAGGCTAAgtactttcatttcttttaattacttgTTGTATTATCCTCTAGACTTTTATGGGAAATATTGTTCTGTACAATTTTATAATGCACCATACAACAAATGCTTGCATATATAAGCACATATCCATGTGTGTGTTTTTGACTAAATATAGTAGGAGTTGTCATTTATTCTAATAAAGCGGGCATAATTATATAATGGTTATATTTTAAGGTTTCATTTCCTTTGTCAATCTCTATATTTGGCACAC from Corylus avellana chromosome ca1, CavTom2PMs-1.0 encodes the following:
- the LOC132167921 gene encoding diaminopimelate decarboxylase 1, chloroplastic-like, producing the protein MAATNFFSHSPTLPKALKSPLNQNPFSQIPIVPLKPTPRLLSLRAVLSPNPAKTSTPTTPIHHCFSKSSDGFLHCEGLKVQDVMESVERRPFYLYSKPQITRNVVAYKEALEGLSSIIGYAIKANNNLKILEHLRELGCGAVLVSGNELRLALRAGFDPTKCIFNGNGKLLEDLVLAAEKGVFVNVDSEFDLENIVAAARIAGKKVNVLLRINPDVDPQVHPYVATGNKNSKFGIRNEKLQWFLDAVKEHPNELKLAGAHCHLGSTITKVDIFRDAAVLMVNYIDQIRAQGFEVDYLNIGGGLGIDYYHSGAVLPTPRDLIDTVRDLVLSRNLKLIIEPGRSLIANTCCLVNRVTGVKTNGTKNFVVIDGSMAELIRPSLYDAYQHIELVSPAPPDAEISTFDVVGPVCESADFLGKDRELQTPAKGAGLVVHDAGAYCMSMASTYNLKMRPPEYWVEEDGSVSKIRHGETFEDHIRFFEGL